From the genome of Sporomusa sphaeroides DSM 2875:
AAAAAAAGCTGGCCGAGTTTGGCAAGGGACTTGGCGTTATCTGTCTGGCCGTTTGCGCCATTATTTTTGCCATGGGGCTGTGGAAAGGTTATCAGGACGGTGCGTTAACCTTTGATGAAGTGCAGATGATGCTGATGACCTCTATCAGTCTGGCCGTTGCCGCCATTCCCGAAGGCTTGCCCACAGTGGTGACCATTGTGCTGGCGCTGGGGATGCAGCGGATGGCCAGAAAAAATTCCATTATGAAAAAGCTTCACGCCGTGGAGACTTTGGGCAGTATCTCGGTAATTTGTTCTGATAAAACCGGAACACTTACCCAAAATCAAATGACGGTGGTTAAAGTTTTCACTCCTGGCAGGATGTATGCGGTAAGCGGCGAAGGCTACAATCCTGCAGGCCAATTTACCCATCAGGAACTGCCGGTAGAGGCAGCGGCCGAAACCGAGCTTGACTTGCTTTTGCGCAGTGCTGTCCTGTGCAATGACGCCCAGTTAAAAGCCGCTGCCGATAATAAAACCTGGTCGATTATCGGTGACCCCACAGAAGGGGCCTTGGTGGTGGCCGGCTACAAGGGCGGCTATACTCAATCTCAGCTGGCGGGGCAATTTCCCCGGCTGCAGGAAATTCCCTTTGATTCCGGCCGGAAGATGATGACCACCCTGCATCGATTTGACAGACAACTGCGCACCTTTACCAAAGGCGCTCCCGATGTCCTGTTAAGCCGTTGCACGGCCATTGCCACCGGCGGTTCGGTCCGCCCCTTGACCGAGGCAGAAAAGGCCGTCATCCAGGCGGCTAATAAAGAAATGGCTTCCAGCGCCCTGCGGGTACTGGCTGTAGCCTACCGCGACTTTGACAGCAAGCCGGATATGACTAATCCGGCCGACATTGAAACCCAGCTGGTATTTATCGGACTGTTGGGCATGATTGATCCACCCCGGCTGGAAGTCAGGGCAGCGGTTGAACTGTGCAAAGGCGCCGGTATCCGGCCGGTGATGATTACCGGCGACCATCCCGATACTGCCTTTGCCATTGCCAAAGAACTCGGCATTGTAACAGGCTCAGCCCAGGTGCTTACCGGCAAAGACCTTGACGCCATGTCCCCGGAGGCTTTAAAACAGGCCGGGGAGACGACCGGCGTATTTGCCCGGGTATCCCCGGAGCATAAGGTTGCTATTGTCGAAGCGCTCCGCCAGAACAAACATATTGTCGCCATGACCGGCGACGGTGTGAATGATGCGCCTGCCTTGAAAAAGGCCGACATCGGGGTGGCTATGGGCATAACCGGCACCGATGTTACCAAAGAAACCGCCGATATGGTAATATCTGACGATAACTTTGCCACCATTGTTGCGGCTGTGGAAGAAGGCCGGGTTATTTATACCAATATTAAAAAGTTTATCTACTTCCTGCTCTCCTGCAATGCTTCCGAAGTCCTGGTCATCTTCTTTGCCATTCTTTTCGGCTGGCCGCTCCCGTTGTTACCCATTCAGTTGTTATGGGTTAACCTGGTAACAGATGCCTTCCCGGCTTTGGCCCTGGGGGTTGAAAAGAAAGAACCCAATGTAATGCGCCTTAAGCCGCGTGACCCGGCTGAGCCGCTGCTTGGCGGCAAGCTGAAAACCCTGATTGTGGTGCAGAGCCTGGCTATTGCCGTCACGGTGTTAGTGTCCTTCCAGTACGCTTTGGCAAGCTATGGCGGTGACCTCACAGTGGCCCGGACCTTTGCCTTTATTACCCTAATTACCACCCAGATTACCTGCGCCTATGCGGCCCGTTCCGAATACTATTCCGCATTCTCACTGGGCTTTTTCAGCAACAAATTTTTAAACGGCGGCGTTGCGCTTTCCTTTGGCCTGCTGCTAGTGTCGGTTTACGGCCCCTTGCATCTGATATTTAAAACCATTGAGCCAGGCCTGCACGAATGGGGCTTTCTGCTGGCCGTGGCTGTTATCCCCTTCCTGATTACTGAGTCTGCCAAATGGCTGTTAAAATTGTCCGCCAAACCGGCTCAGTCCATGGATGTAAGCAACTAACCACTGCCGTTTTATGCAGAAAGACCGGACGATTTCCTTAACAGGATTAGCGTCCGGTCTTTTACCTTTTTCAGCCCAGCAGATTTTTGATTTCTTCAAAGAGATCATGCGTAATGTCGCCGGTGACCAGATGATCATTGACCTTGGCAATATACATTTCGGCACAATCGCCGCATTCGCCCAAACAGGGTTCTATCGATATCTCAGCCGTTTTAAATCCGGCCCGGCATTTTTCCACAAGCTCTTCCATACCTTCGTTTTTCAGGTTGTTTTCACAGAACTGCAGCACATTCATGACTTTGTCCTCCTTGGATTTTTTTCGAAGTTTAGTTTTGGCCTGATAACGGCAAACTATGTGCAGAGATTTAGTCAGGTTCTGTGACGAGAATCACACCGTCCTGTGACATTTGGCAGCGAAATGGAAAGAAAACCTGTAATATAATTGATTCAGGAGATAGAGCCGGAAGGAGATAATAAGCATGGCTGATTTTAATAAACAACAAATGATTGCCGAATTTAAAAAACAATTTGGTTTTGTGCCTCCCTGCAGTATGGGTGCAGGCGATTTGGGCGAAGATATGCAAAAAATCATTAGCGAATACCATCACATTATTTGGGGCGAGGGTGTTATTCCCCTGAAGTACCGTTACTTGATGGCACTGGCTACCGCCGTTTACGGCGATGATGATGTCCGCGCCAAGCTGGAACTGTTAAAAGCCCTGAATCATGGAGCTACCCGGGAAGAAGTTATTGAAGTGTTTCGGCAGCAAGTGTGGATGAAAGGTGCTCACACTATTGTCAAACTTAGCCCATTGATTAAATTTATGGATACCATCTATGAAAAAGCCCAGCATAACGGTGAACCGGGCAGTCACTAATTCCTGAGACTAACCTGCTTAATACTCTCAGTTTCTATAAGCGGGAGTTTGGGCGGCACCCCTGGTGAAACATATTATGAAAAAATAAAGGAGGTGGCAGCCATGCTGCCCAAAGGAGCAAACTTACAGAAAATCAGGGAAGGAAAACGAACCTATGCGATAACTCCCCATTTACCCGGCGGTTTTATCAAGCCGGAAGTCATGCAAAAGTATGTGGATGTTTCGAAAAAATATGGCGGAATCATGAAGTTGACCTCGGCCCAGCGCATTATGATTACCGGATTAAAGGCCGAAGATATTGAAGCTATCTGGGAAGATCTTGGTATGCAGCCGGCCCTGGGTTTTGCCAACTGCGTGCGCAGTGTTAAGATTTGCCCAGGCAATGCTTTCTGCAAGCGGGGTAAACAAGACAGTATTAAACTCGGCCTGGAACTTGATAAACGGTATATCAAAAAAGAAATGCCCAGCCGGATTAAATTGGGGGTGTCGGCCTGCCCTAACTCCTGTGCGGAGTCTTATGTCAAGGATGTCGGTGTCATTGGCACCGATGCAGGCTGGGATATCTACGTCGGCGGCAGCGCCGGGGCGCATCCCCGGCTGGCCGATAAGCTTATTGAAGGACTCAATTATGACGACACCCTGCGGATTATTGAGATAGTTATGCGCTATTATCAAAAACATGCCGATATTGAGCGTATCGGACAATTTATTGACCGCATCGGCTGGGAAAAATTCAAGACCGATATTCTGGCAGAGTTCTATGGTGAAAAAAGTGCGGTTGTCGAGCCGAAGGTACCACAAACCGAGGCAGGAGAAAAGATTGTGCCCCTGCCGGGCGGGCTTACCGAAGGCAGCCTGGTATTTGGCGATGCCATTACCGCCGACAGTGTCATCAGCGATATTATCCGGGTTTATCCGCAAACCGTCCCGGTATTCCGCTCTTTCGGCATGGGATGCTTAGGTTGCCCGTCTTCAGCCGGTGAACCTGTTACCCAGGCTGCGGAAATTCACGGTCTTAACCTGAAAGAGTTGCTGGCCGCCTTAAATAAAGTCGTTCCGGCCAACAAATAAAGGAGGATAACAACAATGAGCGCTTTTTTAGCACCCATCCATTACTGGTTGTATAACAAAATTCGCCATGTCATTGAACGGGAACAAAGAATTTTTGCCGAAGCCGACAGCCTGTGCGGCGCCACCGCCGAGGAGGCCCGTTCCCAGGCCTGGCAAAGCTATGGGGAACCACTGCCAGATGCCGACCTGCAGGAGTATATTGATCAAAGCAATATTCATGGCTGGCTGCAGCGGCAGATTAATATTGCAGAAAGCCGGGAGGCTGCTTTTGTCCAGGCGCTGGTTGATAACTGCGGTGACGCGGCCATTGATGTAGCGCGCAAGGCGTTTGGCGAACATGGCGCGCATTGCGCCCGGCACGCCGCCGCCCAGGGTAAGTACGAGACGGCTACCGCCCCTGGTATTTACAAAGCCATAAATGATTATTATCTAAATGGTATGCCTTGCGATCAGGCAGATGCTATTATTGAAAACGCCGCTGACAAGATGGTGTGGGAAAGTGCGGTTTGCCTGCAGGAACCCAATTGGAAGCGGGCCGGGGCGGATGGCCAAACCATGAAAAAACTTTATAACGAATGGCTTACCACTTTTGTCAATACGCTTAATCCCGGATTTTCCTTTCGGCAAACGACTGACGCCAAGGCAGGCGGTACTGCTAATCGATACGAAATCACCAGGATATAGGCTGTAAGAGCCGTAGTATGTAAACTACGGCTTTTCCCTATTTCCAAAACTGGCGGCTTATGCTATAATCTTGTCTTGTATTGTCAACATAATATCGCAGCAGGGGAGGATGATTAGATGTATAAAATAGTCGAAAAACGGCAGTTGGCACCACAGATTTACTTGATGGATGTGGAAGCACCCCGGGTGGCTAAATCAGCCAAACCAGGCCAGTTTATTATTGTAAAGACGGACGAGAAAGGTGAGAGGATTCCGCTTACCATTTGCGATTATGATACTGTTAAGGGAACGGTTACAATTGTATTCCAGACATTAGGTAAATCAACCCTGGAAATGGCTGATTACCAGGCTGGTGATTATTTTACCGATTTTGCCGGACCGCTGGGTGAGGCCTCTGAGTTTATTTCTGAGGAAATTGAGGCCTTAAAACAGCAGAAAATTATTTTTGTTGCCGGTGGTGTGGGAACCGCCCCGGTTTATCCGCAGGTAAAATGGCTGCAGCAGCAGGGGGTTCAGGTTGACGTAATCATCGGGGCGCGCAACAAGGAAATGGTCATTTTGGAAGAAGAGCTGAAAGCTCTGAGCGCCAGGGTATATGTTACCACCGATGATGGATCTTACAGCCGGAAAGGCCTGGTTACCGATGTGTTAAAAGAGCTTATTGACAATGGCACCCGGTATGACCATGTTATTGCCATTGGTCCAATGATTATGATGAAGTTTGTAGCCAAGCTGACCAAGGAGTATGCTATCAAGACAACTATCAGCTTGAATCCGATTATGGTTGACGGCACCGGTATGTGTGGCGCCTGCCGTGTTTCGGTAGGTGACGAAATCAAATTTGCCTGTGTTGACGGCCCGGAATTTGACGGCCATTTGGTCGACTTTGACGAAGCTATGCGTCGCCAGGCTATGTACAAAACTGAAGAAGGCCGGGAGATGCTGGCAATGGAAAAAGGCAGCCACACCGGCGGTTGTTGTGGAGGGCATAACTAATGAGCAAAGCAGCTAGAGTACCAGTACGTGAACAATGTCCCAAACAACGTGTTACCAATTTTGATGAAGTATGCCTGGGCTATTCGCTGGAGGAAGCCGTTGCGGAAGCCAACCGCTGCCTGAATTGCAAAAACGCCAAATGTGTTGGCGATTGCCCTGTAGCAATAAATATTCCGGAATTTGTCAGCCATGTTAAAAAAGGCGAAATTGCCGAAGCTGCCAAAGTGATTGCCCAGGCCAGTGCTCTGCCTGCTGTCTGCGGCCGCGTATGTCCGCAGGAAACCCAGTGTGAGGGCAAGTGTATTCTGGGAATTAAGGGTGAAGCTGTGGCCATTGGCAAACTGGAGCGGTTTGTGGCCGACTGGGCCCGGGAAAATCAGATAACGGCGGCGGAAGCGGCACCGAAAAACGGCAAGAAAGTAGCCGTAATCGGCAGTGGTCCTGCCGGACTGACCTGTGCCGGCGACTTGGCCCTTAAAGGCTATGAAGTCACCATCTTTGAAGCGCTGCACGAACCAGGCGGCGTATTGGTTTATGGTATCCCGGAATTCCGGCTGCCGAAAGAAACCGTGGTTAAAGCCGAGATCGAGAACCTCAAAAAACTGGGTGTTGCGATTGAGACTAACGTGGTTATTGGTAAAACAGTCACCATTGATGAACTATTGAATGAAGAAGGCTTTGATGCCGTATTTATTGGGTCAGGCGCCGGCTTGCCGAAGTTTATGGGAATTGCCGGTGAAAACGCCAACGGCGTATTCTCTGCCAATGAGTTTTTAACCCGTAACAATCTGATGAAGGCTTTTAAAGAAGACTATTCAACACCCATCAAGGTGGGTAAAAAAGTCGCTGTAGTTGGCGGTGGCAACGTAGCTATGGATGCCGCCAGAACAGCCGCCCGCCTGGGTGCGGAAACTCATATTGTTTATCGCCGGTCGGAAGCCGAACTGCCTGCCCGGGTTGAGGAAGTGCATCATGCCAAAGAAGAAGGGGTAATTTTTGATGTGCTGACCAATCCGACAGAGATTCTGGTGGATGAAAAAGGCTGGGTGACCGGTCTGAAGTGCGTTAAAATGGAACTGGGTGAACCGGATGCCGGTGGCCGGAGAAAACCGGTGGTTGTAGCTGACTCCGAGTTTGTTATGGAAGTGGATACGGTCATCATGTCTCTCGGCACTTCGCCTAATCCGCTCATTTCCTCGACTACCCAGGGACTGGAAATCAATAAATGGCAATGCATTGTCGCCGATGAGGAAACCGGTTTAACCAGCCGCGAACGTGTTTACGCCGGCGGTGATGCCGTTACCGGCGCAGCCACAGTCATTCTGGCCATGGGCGCAGGCAAAAAAGCCGCAGCCGCCATTGATGAAATGCTTATGTCTTCGAAATAACATGTCAATATAGCTAGAACCGCCCCATGCCGGCAGGCAGAGGGCGGTTTTATATTTAGACTCACAGTTTATACAGGAGATACAAGCCTGCTAAGATCAGCGGCTGATGTACAAGGTAAACCGGCAAAGAATGGCGCCCGAGCCAGCCTAGCCAGCCGGCCGGGCGGTACAAAGCGGCCCCAGGCCACAGCGGCTGTTTTGCCGGATATAAGAGTTTGCCTGCTGCCAGGCCATAGAGGACTATGCCCAGCCAGGGGAATATGGGGTAATAATCAAGCGAGGCAAAGCCGGGAGGCGTGATGCCCAAAGGGATAAACCAGGGCAGCGGCGGTGTCAGGGTAATGGCTAGTTTTCCTGCTATGATGCAGACTGTTCCGGCCACTGCCAGTGTCAGGGCGCTATACTGTTTCAGCCAGGGGGCCAGCAGCATGGCGCTGCCCAGCAGATGCAAAATGCCAAACCGGATATATTCTGCCGGCTGGAGAAGGTAGGTGACTGCCGTAATAATCAGGCCGGTGCCCAGTACTTTGAGTCCGCGCTGCAGTGAATTACGGCTAAGCGTACAGCTTATTCCCGATACCAGCATAAACAGTACTGCCGCAGCTTTGCCCTGGTAATACCAAAACCCATTCAGATAATCAACCGGCCAGTGGTAAAAATAGGCCAGGTCAAACACGATATGAAAAATGATCATTAGCAGGATAGCGATTCCACGCAGTAAATCTATTTCGGCCAGTCGGGCGGTTGGCTGGGGCAAGACGGGTGGCCTCCTTATGGCAGGAAACGGAGTTTCCCGGCGATGCTTTGTCATTACTTTAACAATAAAATACAATTCGCATTACGTCAAGTGACCCTGTTTCAGCACTATATTAATTTCACAAATCCGGTAACTTTTTGTGCTATTTGTGACACAATATAATAAATAATAGTAATACTGTTAGCAGGAATACCCTTCGGCAAAGGGAATTATAGTAGCAGATGGAGGCTCTGGCCCACCTATATGGGTCAGAGCCTATTGACGGCAGGAGACGATCGCATGAAAGAAATCTATATAATCTTATTCTCAGTCCTGCTGGGGGCTGTTGGGCAGATTGCCTTTAAATACGGCGCCACCCATATTCCTGAAACAGGTTCGATTACGGAAAAAATCATAGCTGCCTGGCCGATTATCGGTGGTCTGTTTCTCTATGGCCTAAGTACCCTGTTCTGGATTTATGCCTTGCGCACTGTCGAGCTAAGCTACGCTTATCCGCTGATTAGCCTGGGCTATGTACTGGTGTTTGCCGCCTCTTATTTTCTGTTTCAGGAATCGATCAGTCCTCTCCGGCTGGGTGGTTTGGTATTAATTATCAGTGGTATTGTCCTCGTTGCTAAGTCATAGCAGTAAGTGCTAAATTAACCGAATCTTAACATTTTTTTACAGTTAGTTAACAAAAGGCGCGGTTATGTGCTATAATCAGTTTGAATTCGACAATTTTTAAGGAGGCTATTATGGGATTTGGCTTAAAGCCCCGTGAAGAAAAGTTTTATGGCTATTTATTAGAAAACACGCAACTAATCCGGGATGCGGCCGATGTGTTACAAGAAGCGATAAACCGGGATGGTGACTTATCCGAATTAATGGTTCGGATTGACGAGCTGGAAAAAAAAGCTGACGTCAATACGGCCAAAATTGTCGGTTTATTACACAAAACCTTTATTACGCCGCTTGACCGTGAAGACATCTACAGTATTGCTCACAAGCTTGATGATGTCATTGACTGTATTCAAGGTACCATTGAACGTATGGAGTTATATAATGCCGGTACCGCATCCGATGGAGCCAGGGAACTTGCTGTGCTTGTAGGCAAAAGTGTCAAACAGATTGACAAGGCGTTTACCCATTTACCTGAGATAAAAAAACAAAAAGAGAAGCTGGAAGAGCGCTGTGCCCGGATTATTGAGTATGAAGCTATGGGTGACAGGCTGTACCGTCAGGAAATGGCCAAATTGTTCAGAGAATGCAAGGATCCGATTGAAATTATTAAATGGAAAGAAATTTTGCTGCATTTGGAAGAAACCTTGGATATCAGTGAGGATATTGCGAATTTGCTAAAGGGAGTCATCGTAAAATATGCCTGATCTGACGTTGCTCTATGTTGTGGTATTTTTTGCGCTGGCATTTGATTACATCAATGGTTTTCATGATACTGCCAATGCCATTGCCACTTCGGTATCTACCCGCGCTTTGGAACCACAGTATGCCGTTATGCTGGCGGCGGTGCTAAACTTTGCCGGGGCACTCTACAGCACAGGTGTGGCGAAGACCATTGGCGGCGATCTTGTTAAATCGGCATCCTTAGTCAGTCAGCCTGTGATCATATCGGCGTTGATTGGTGCTATTGTCTGGAATCTGATTACCTGGTGGCTGGGTATTCCCAGCAGTTCCTCGCACGCGCTTGTCGGCGGCGTTTTGGGAGCCGTGGTTGTCGGCGCAGGTTTTGAGGCCATTAACCTTATCGGGGTTGAGAGGATTTTCCTGTCCCTGGTACTGTCACCGCTCATTGCCATGGCTGGCGGCTATATCATTATGATTGCCCTGCTGTGGATGTTTGGCAGACAGGAGCCGGGTAAGTTAAATTCAGGCTTTAAGAAGATGCAGTTGTTGTCTGCCAGCATGATGTCGTTTTCGCATGGTTCTAATGATGCGCAAAAGGCTATGGGCATTATTACCCTGGCGCTGTTAAGCTCAGGGCAGATAGCGACACTGGAAGTGCCCTTTTGGGTAAAACTGTCCTGTGCCACGGCAATGGCTTTAGGTACGGCAGCCGGCGGCTGGAAAATCATCAAAACTATGGGCGGGAAAATTTTTAAGCTTGAGCCTATTAGCGGCTTTGCTGCTGATTTGAATTCATCACTTGTTATTTTTGCGGCTACCAATCTTCACCTGCCTGTCAGCACTACCCATGTGGTATCAGGCTCAATTATGGGTGTGGGTTCTTCCAAACGGATTTCCGCTGTGCGCTGGGGTGTGGCTCAGCAAATGTTATTTGCCTGGGTATTGACCATTCCTTTTAGTGCCGTCACCAGTGCTCTGATGTATAAAATACTAAAACTATTTATGTAGCAATAATATGAATATATAGGCTTTTACGATGGCAGCTCAAGGCGCAAGCACAGGGCTGCTTTTCTTTTAATCTGACAGAACACATAAGTTCTGTGAGCCACTGAGGTCTTATAAAACAAAAGGTGCCGGTACAGGGCGGCGCTGACGGTTGTAAGGACCGCAGCCGGCAATTCTTGCTTATCACCTTGCTATTCATTTATCAACTCAATTATAATAGTAATAATATCTTGCCGTGTTTTTCATGATATTTCAGGGACAGGGGGCAGGTACTGCTCCTGACTGTAATAATAAGGAGGTATGTGTTTTGAGCACCGTTCGCCGTATATTTGTTGAAAAGAAACCGGGTTTTGCCGTAGAAGCGGAAGGCGTCTACTCTGATTTGAAACACCATCTGGGGATAACCGGTTTGACCGGAGTGCGTATTCTGCATCGCTATGATATCAGCGGGATAAGCGACTCTGAATTTGAGTCGTCACTTTATACCATATTCTCCGAACCGCCGGTGGATTTTCTCTACCGGGAAGAAATGCCTGTTCCTGCCGGGGTCAGGGTGTTGGCTATGGAATATTTGCCAGGTCAATACGACCAGCGTGCCGATTGGGCCGCCCAGTCGGTGCAAATTCTCACGCAAAAGGAACGTCCCGACATTCGTACTGCCAAAATACTGGTATTGGAAGGGGAACTTTCCGACGCTGAGCTTGCTAAAATCAAGGATTACTGTATTAACCCCATCGAAGCCCGGGAAGCGCTGCTGGAGAAACCGGCAACCCTGGGGCTGCCAACCGAGACTCCGCCCGATGTTGCGGTACTCAACGGGTTTATTGGGTTGTCACAGGCGGAACTGGTCCGGTTTTTAGCAGAGCGGGGTCTGGCGATGAGTCTGGAGGATTTGGCTTTCTGTCAGGCTTATTTCCGCGATACGGAAAAGCGTGAGCCAACGATTACGGAAATAAAAGTTATTGATACCTATTGGTCTGATCATTGCCGGCATACCACCTTCCACACCAGGATTGAAGCGGTGGAAATTGAAGACGGGCGGTTCAGCCGTCCGGTGGCTGCCGCCTGGCAGGGGTACCGGCAAGCCCGGCAATATATATATGGTGACAAGGCTGCCGGGCGTGATATCAATCTTATGGATATTGCCACCACTGCCATGAAAGAGCTAAAGAAGCAGGGGCAGCTTGCCGATTTGGACGAATCCGAGGAAATTAACGCCTGCAGCATTGTGGTACAAGCCGATGTTGACGGCAGGACCGAGGACTGGCTGGTGATGTTTAAAAATGAAACCCATAACCACCCGACAGAAATCGAACCCTTTGGCGGAGCGGCTACCTGTCTGGGCGGCTGCATCCGTGACCCGCTGTCAGGCCGTTCTTATGTGTATCAGGCCATGCGTGTTACCGGCAGCGGTGACCCCCGTGTCCCGCTGGCTTCCACCTTGCCTGGCAAATTACCGCAGCGCAGGATTACTACCGGCGCCGCGGCCGGTTACAGCTCATACGGCAACCAAATTGGCCTGGCAACAGGCCAGGTGGCTGAAATCTATGATCCCGGCTATATTGCCAAACGCCTGGAGATTGGCGCTGTTATGGCGGCCGCACCGAAAGAGAATGTCATCAGGACAGTGCCGGCGGCCGGGGATGTTGTTATTTTGGTCGGCGGACGGACCGGACGCGACGGCTGCGGTGGTGCGACAGGCTCCTCTAAGGCCCATACGGAAGAATCGCTGGAGAATTGCGGTGCCGAGGTACAAAAAGGCAATCCGCCGACAGAACGGAAAATTCAGCGGCTGTTTCGCCAGCCGGCAGTCAGCACCATGATTAAACGCTGCAACGATTTTGGCGCCGGCGGCGTTTCGGTAGCCATTGGCGAATTGACAGATGGTGTAATTATTACCTTAGATGCTGTTCCCAAAAAATACGAAGGTCTTGATGGCACCGAGCTGGCTATTTCCGAATCACAGGAGCGGATGGCGGTAGTTGTTGCCGCGGCCGATGCCCAAAGGTTCATCGATTATGCCGATCGGGAAAATCTGGAAGCTACGCTTGTGGCAAAAGTGTCTGACGATCAGCGCCTGACGATGCTGTGGCGCGGCAAGCCGATCGTGAGCCTCAGCCGCGAGTTCTTGAATACCAATGGTGTGAAACAACATACTGCCGTACGGGTGACGGCGCCGGCGCCCGAAAGTTATTTTGCCGGCCAGCCGGCGATTGGCGCTGCCGCAGCCGGCAAAGCGGCCTGGCTGAGCATGTTGCAGAATATTAATGTGGCAAGTCAAAAAGGACTTGTCGAACGCTTTGACAGCAGTATTGGCGCCGGCACGGTGCTGATGCCGTTCGGCGGCAAATATCAGGATACTCCCAGTGAAGGTATGGTTGCCAAACTGCCGGTGCTGTCAGGCGACACGACAACCGGCACTATTATGACCTACGGGTTCAATCCCGGCTTGTCGACCTGGAGCCCCTTCCATGGAGCTGTTTACGCAATTGTGGAAGCGGCAGCCAAGGTGGTGGCCGTAGGCGGCAATTTCCGTAACATTCGCCTGACCCTGCAGGAGTATTTCGAAAAGCTGGGCAAGGATCAGGTGAAATGGGGCAAGCCCTTCAGTGCGTTATTAGGCGCCTTTTACGCCCAGCAGCAACTGGGCATTCCGGCCATTGGCGGCAAGGATAGTATGTCCGGTTCCTTCAACGAGCTTACGGTGCCGCCAACCCTGGTGGCCTTTGCGGTAACAACGGTTGATACCGGCAAGGTAATCTCCCAGGAGTTTAAACAGGCCGGCAGCCAGGTGGTACTTATCCGCTCGCAGCGCGGGCAGGACGAATTGCCTGACTTTGCCGCTTTGACCCTGGCCTATGACCGGGTGCATCAGCTTATCCAGGCAGACCGGGTTTTGGCAGCTCACACCGTTAAAATCGGCGGTCTGGCCGAAGCGGTCACCAAGATGTCCTTTGGCAACCGCATCGGTGTTGACCTTATGGCTGCGGTCAAACCAGACATGCTGTTTGCTCCCGAGTATGGTTCGTTCATCCTTGAATTACCGGCTGAGACAGAGCTTGAACAAGCGCTTGGCGGTATTCCTTATGAGCTTGTTGGCCGGACAACCTCGCGGCCGGTTATTAGCTGGAACGACCTGGAGCTTACTGTGGAAGAAGCCCTGGAGGCTTGGCAGGCACCGCTGGAAACCGTCTTTCCTACCTGTCCGGGTCCGATTGGCGGACAACCGCAGGCCTTTACCGCCTATACCAGGCGCAACAGCCGCCGGCCGGCGGTCAGTGTGGCCAGACCCCGGGTGCTTATTCCGGTATTTCCCGGCACAAACTGCGAATATGATACCGCCAAGGCCTTTGAACAAGCCGGAGCGGTTGCTCAAACCCTGGTAATCCGCAATTTGACCTCTGCCCATATTGAAGAATCTATCACGGCTTTGGCCCGGGAAATTGCCGCTGCGCAGATTGTTATGCTGCCAGGCGGCTTCAGCGCCGGCGACGAGCCTGACGGTTCCGGCAAATTTATTGCCACCATGTTCCGCAATCCCCGGGTAAAAGAGGCTGTTACCGAGCTGCTGCAGCACCGTGACGGCCTGATGCTGGGCATCTGCAACGGCTTCCAGGCATTAATCAAGCTCGGACTGGTTCCTTATGGCGAAATCCGCAATCTGACCGAAACTAGTCCGACCCTGACTTTTAATAAAATAGGCCGCCATATTTCGTGTATGGTCAATACCAAGG
Proteins encoded in this window:
- the gltA gene encoding NADPH-dependent glutamate synthase; translated protein: MSKAARVPVREQCPKQRVTNFDEVCLGYSLEEAVAEANRCLNCKNAKCVGDCPVAINIPEFVSHVKKGEIAEAAKVIAQASALPAVCGRVCPQETQCEGKCILGIKGEAVAIGKLERFVADWARENQITAAEAAPKNGKKVAVIGSGPAGLTCAGDLALKGYEVTIFEALHEPGGVLVYGIPEFRLPKETVVKAEIENLKKLGVAIETNVVIGKTVTIDELLNEEGFDAVFIGSGAGLPKFMGIAGENANGVFSANEFLTRNNLMKAFKEDYSTPIKVGKKVAVVGGGNVAMDAARTAARLGAETHIVYRRSEAELPARVEEVHHAKEEGVIFDVLTNPTEILVDEKGWVTGLKCVKMELGEPDAGGRRKPVVVADSEFVMEVDTVIMSLGTSPNPLISSTTQGLEINKWQCIVADEETGLTSRERVYAGGDAVTGAATVILAMGAGKKAAAAIDEMLMSSK
- a CDS encoding heparan-alpha-glucosaminide N-acetyltransferase; the protein is MPQPTARLAEIDLLRGIAILLMIIFHIVFDLAYFYHWPVDYLNGFWYYQGKAAAVLFMLVSGISCTLSRNSLQRGLKVLGTGLIITAVTYLLQPAEYIRFGILHLLGSAMLLAPWLKQYSALTLAVAGTVCIIAGKLAITLTPPLPWFIPLGITPPGFASLDYYPIFPWLGIVLYGLAAGKLLYPAKQPLWPGAALYRPAGWLGWLGRHSLPVYLVHQPLILAGLYLLYKL
- a CDS encoding SMR family transporter, with product MKEIYIILFSVLLGAVGQIAFKYGATHIPETGSITEKIIAAWPIIGGLFLYGLSTLFWIYALRTVELSYAYPLISLGYVLVFAASYFLFQESISPLRLGGLVLIISGIVLVAKS
- a CDS encoding DUF47 domain-containing protein codes for the protein MGFGLKPREEKFYGYLLENTQLIRDAADVLQEAINRDGDLSELMVRIDELEKKADVNTAKIVGLLHKTFITPLDREDIYSIAHKLDDVIDCIQGTIERMELYNAGTASDGARELAVLVGKSVKQIDKAFTHLPEIKKQKEKLEERCARIIEYEAMGDRLYRQEMAKLFRECKDPIEIIKWKEILLHLEETLDISEDIANLLKGVIVKYA
- a CDS encoding inorganic phosphate transporter is translated as MPDLTLLYVVVFFALAFDYINGFHDTANAIATSVSTRALEPQYAVMLAAVLNFAGALYSTGVAKTIGGDLVKSASLVSQPVIISALIGAIVWNLITWWLGIPSSSSHALVGGVLGAVVVGAGFEAINLIGVERIFLSLVLSPLIAMAGGYIIMIALLWMFGRQEPGKLNSGFKKMQLLSASMMSFSHGSNDAQKAMGIITLALLSSGQIATLEVPFWVKLSCATAMALGTAAGGWKIIKTMGGKIFKLEPISGFAADLNSSLVIFAATNLHLPVSTTHVVSGSIMGVGSSKRISAVRWGVAQQMLFAWVLTIPFSAVTSALMYKILKLFM